The sequence below is a genomic window from bacterium 336/3.
ATTATTGAAAATTGTATCATTGAATAGGATTGCCTCTTGTGTTACAATACCCATTTTGCTTCTCAGAGAATGGATGGTTATGTCTCTAACATCCTGACTATCAATTTCAATAGAACCTTGTTTTACATCATAAAACCTACAAAGTAAATCGGCAATGGTAGATTTTCCACCTCCCGAAGAGCCTACCAAAGCTACTGTTTTACCTTTTGGAATGGAAAAACTTATTTCTTTCAATACTTCTATTTCGTTTTTGTAGGCAAATTTTACATTTTTAAATTCTATTGCATTTTTAAATTCTATCAATTCTTTGGCATTGGGTTTATCTTGTATTTCAGGTTTTGCATCTACAAGTTCAAATATTCTTTCTGCTGAGGCAAGTCCTCTCTGAATTTGGCTGAACATTCCCGTAATTTCTTTAATGGGTTGTGTTACTTGCGAAAGTATTCCCAAAAAGCCGAAGAATTTGGCTGCTGAAAGAGCCGATTCTCCACTCAAAATCAAACTTCCGCCATAAAAAACAACTCCCACAACCAAACTCACACCCATAAACTCAGAAAAAGGTGAAGAAAGTTCTCTTTTATAACCAATACTTTTGAGTAAATTGGTGTAACGATTATTTTCTTTTCTAAACTTCTGAAGTACAAAGTTTTCAGCGTTAAAAGCCTTTACAATTCTAATACCTCCAAAAGTTTCATCCATAATACTTAACACTGTCCCTATAGATTCTTGCACTTGTTTTGACTGTTTTTTCAGCCTATTGACCATTAAAGCAACAAACCCTCCTGCAATAGGAATATAAATCAATACAAAAAGTGTAAGTTCTGTTGAAATAGAAAAAAGAGCTATAAAATATAATATCAGTAAAACAGGTTCTCTTAAAATTGCTTTGAATGAACTTGTGATAGAAAATTCTACTTCAGCAATGTCAGTAGTCATTCGAGATAGTATTCCTCCTTTACGTTGTTCAGAAAAGTAGCCTAAATGTAAATTAAGAGTATTTTCAAATACTTGTTGACGAATTCTATTAACCAAATGAGCCTTTAAACTTTCTAAAACCCTGATGGTAAGATATTTAAAGATATTAGCCAAAAATACTGAACTCACTACAAATACACAAACAAACAATAATAAGTAATGTGAACCTTTTTCGTAGTAAATTTTAGATTGATAATATTGAAAATATGCAGTAAAGCTTTCTATTCCAAAAGTAAATGCTGGCTCACTAGGAATAAGTTTGGGTGGATTTTTAAATAAAATTTCCAATATTGGAATAATCATTGTAAAATTTACCAATCCAAATACAGATGCCAACAATGAAAATATTAAAAAGGGGACTGCAAAACTACGAAAAGGTTTTGCATAAGAAAGTAAACGAAAATAGGT
It includes:
- a CDS encoding antibiotic ABC transporter ATP-binding protein — protein: MKTYFRLLSYAKPFRSFAVPFLIFSLLASVFGLVNFTMIIPILEILFKNPPKLIPSEPAFTFGIESFTAYFQYYQSKIYYEKGSHYLLLFVCVFVVSSVFLANIFKYLTIRVLESLKAHLVNRIRQQVFENTLNLHLGYFSEQRKGGILSRMTTDIAEVEFSITSSFKAILREPVLLILYFIALFSISTELTLFVLIYIPIAGGFVALMVNRLKKQSKQVQESIGTVLSIMDETFGGIRIVKAFNAENFVLQKFRKENNRYTNLLKSIGYKRELSSPFSEFMGVSLVVGVVFYGGSLILSGESALSAAKFFGFLGILSQVTQPIKEITGMFSQIQRGLASAERIFELVDAKPEIQDKPNAKELIEFKNAIEFKNVKFAYKNEIEVLKEISFSIPKGKTVALVGSSGGGKSTIADLLCRFYDVKQGSIEIDSQDVRDITIHSLRSKMGIVTQEAILFNDTIFNNITFGTEASMEEVVQAAKIANAHNFIMQLPEQYNTVIGERGSQLSGGQRQRVSIARAVLKNPEILILDEATSALDNESEKLVQESLNQLLKNRTSLVIAHRLTTIQNADEILVVNQGNIVERGTHQELLSLPNSIYSKLYRSSEIIKTEDKHHSETKLI